Proteins from one Deinococcus actinosclerus genomic window:
- a CDS encoding 3'(2'),5'-bisphosphate nucleotidase CysQ produces MTAPTFSHELSVASALAREAGALLLSHLRAGFTVEHKTSADDPVTVADREASTLITTRLAQVFPLDGLLSEEEEDSQDRLSAARVWIVDPIDGTKEYSTGLPDYCVSIGLAVDGEPVLGVVYAPETDELFSGVVGQGVTLNGQPAPVPHVGPDWRIAVSDTEHGRELRGTALPGMKPSGSIALKLARIAAGQVDATFTMSPRSEWDIAAGHALLRAAGGELRRRDGRPVQYNRPRPHIEQGLIGGVPAALDWLEGQLRGHRLPVAHLGLTPADPAWTLLPESDRAALGGHPGVNVRHADGEVLALLVVNPGTRQVERAEGDAFHLERLTRDVTRALGTLAG; encoded by the coding sequence ATGACCGCTCCCACCTTCTCGCATGAACTCTCGGTCGCGTCGGCGCTGGCGCGCGAGGCCGGGGCGCTGCTGCTCTCGCACCTGCGCGCCGGGTTCACCGTGGAACACAAGACGAGTGCCGACGACCCCGTGACCGTCGCCGACCGCGAGGCGTCCACCCTGATCACGACCCGGTTGGCCCAGGTTTTCCCCCTGGACGGCCTGCTGTCCGAGGAGGAGGAGGACAGCCAGGACCGCCTGAGTGCCGCGCGGGTGTGGATCGTGGATCCCATCGACGGCACGAAGGAGTACTCGACGGGCCTGCCGGACTACTGCGTGAGCATCGGTCTCGCGGTGGACGGCGAGCCGGTGCTGGGCGTCGTGTACGCCCCGGAGACGGACGAACTGTTCAGCGGCGTGGTGGGGCAGGGCGTCACCCTGAACGGCCAGCCTGCCCCCGTGCCGCATGTCGGGCCGGACTGGCGCATTGCCGTGTCCGACACCGAGCACGGACGGGAACTGCGCGGCACCGCACTCCCCGGCATGAAACCCAGCGGGAGCATCGCCCTGAAGCTCGCGCGGATCGCGGCCGGTCAGGTCGACGCGACCTTCACCATGTCGCCCCGCAGCGAGTGGGACATCGCCGCCGGGCACGCCCTGCTGCGCGCCGCCGGGGGTGAGCTGCGCCGCCGCGACGGCCGCCCTGTCCAGTACAACCGGCCGCGCCCGCACATCGAACAGGGACTGATCGGCGGCGTGCCCGCCGCGCTGGACTGGCTGGAGGGGCAGCTGCGCGGGCACCGGCTGCCCGTCGCGCACCTTGGCCTGACCCCGGCCGACCCTGCCTGGACGCTGCTGCCCGAATCCGACCGCGCCGCGCTTGGCGGGCATCCCGGCGTGAACGTCCGCCACGCGGACGGCGAGGTGCTGGCCCTGCTCGTCGTGAACCCCGGCACGCGGCAGGTCGAGCGGGCCGAGGGGGACGCCTTCCACCTCGAGCGCCTCACCCGGGACGTGACCCGCGCGCTGGGCACCCTGGCGGGCTGA
- a CDS encoding NAD(P)-dependent oxidoreductase: MRVLLPDLPEFRALSQHDERGVPGVTFDHYRRGHVPDGEADGVVLWLTDAATRTALLATPGVKWVLTLTAGIEHVQAHLPPGAALFNASRLHDRAVAVHALSGMLAAARGLHRFRDAQRRHHWDAPARPGDSALTTLDGAHVVLWGHGHIGRHLKELLAPHGAHVHGIRSTTPEGERDELLAQADWVVLLLPSTPDTRGIVNAATLRGLKRGAWLVNVGRGNLVVTDDLLTALEGGQLGGAVLDVTDPEPLPEGHPLWEQPNVILTPHIASTTTDLVARGAHLTRDFLIDLQQGREPDGRVTAGRTY; encoded by the coding sequence ATGCGCGTCCTGCTGCCCGACCTGCCCGAGTTCCGCGCCCTCAGCCAGCACGACGAGCGCGGCGTGCCCGGCGTGACCTTCGACCACTACCGGCGCGGCCACGTACCCGACGGCGAGGCCGACGGCGTCGTCCTGTGGCTGACCGACGCCGCCACCCGCACCGCGCTGCTCGCCACGCCCGGCGTGAAGTGGGTGCTCACCCTGACCGCCGGGATCGAACACGTGCAGGCGCACCTCCCACCCGGCGCCGCGCTGTTCAACGCCAGCCGCCTGCACGACCGCGCCGTCGCCGTGCACGCCCTGAGCGGCATGCTCGCCGCCGCGCGCGGCCTGCACCGCTTCCGGGACGCGCAGCGCCGACACCACTGGGACGCCCCCGCCCGGCCCGGCGACTCCGCCCTGACCACCCTGGACGGCGCACACGTCGTCCTGTGGGGCCACGGGCACATCGGCCGGCACCTCAAAGAACTCCTGGCCCCCCACGGCGCGCACGTGCACGGCATCCGCAGCACCACCCCCGAAGGCGAACGCGACGAGCTGCTCGCGCAGGCGGACTGGGTCGTCCTGCTGCTGCCCAGCACCCCGGACACGCGCGGCATCGTGAACGCCGCCACCCTGCGCGGCCTGAAACGCGGCGCGTGGCTCGTGAACGTCGGCCGGGGGAACCTCGTCGTCACCGACGACCTCCTGACCGCGCTGGAGGGCGGGCAACTGGGCGGCGCGGTCCTCGACGTCACCGACCCCGAACCCCTCCCCGAGGGGCACCCGCTCTGGGAGCAGCCGAACGTGATCCTCACGCCGCACATCGCCAGCACCACCACCGACCTCGTCGCGCGCGGCGCGCACCTCACCCGCGACTTCCTGATCGACCTGCAACAGGGCCGCGAACCCGACGGGCGCGTCACCGCCGGCCGCACGTACTGA
- a CDS encoding endonuclease III domain-containing protein, translating into MPRPAPTFTAPATLPEVTRRLTGQYLPDGELPFPRTRPPELLDSLIRTILGQQNTRAAADRQYRALRAAYPAWEAALLDGPDGIEDTLRGAGGGLHRSKAASVHGILSALAGPDEDGPLTLAHLSGLTDEDARAALEALPGVGRHTAALMLLFDLHRPAMPVEGNLDRLARRLEWVPDAWTGARVERWYDAVVPRTTPDRLRLHVAGVRHGREVCLSRHPRCDACVLADLCPSAALLGPG; encoded by the coding sequence ATGCCCCGCCCCGCCCCCACGTTCACGGCGCCCGCCACCCTGCCGGAGGTGACGCGCCGCCTGACCGGGCAGTACCTGCCGGACGGAGAGTTGCCCTTCCCGCGCACCCGCCCGCCCGAACTCCTGGACAGCCTGATCCGCACCATCCTGGGCCAGCAGAATACCCGCGCCGCCGCCGACCGGCAGTACCGCGCGCTGCGCGCAGCCTACCCGGCGTGGGAGGCCGCGCTTCTCGACGGCCCCGACGGCATCGAGGACACCCTGCGCGGCGCGGGGGGCGGCCTGCACCGCAGCAAGGCCGCCAGCGTGCACGGCATCCTGAGCGCCCTGGCCGGGCCGGACGAGGACGGCCCCCTGACCCTGGCGCACCTGTCCGGCCTGACCGACGAGGACGCCCGCGCGGCCCTGGAGGCCCTGCCCGGCGTGGGCCGCCACACCGCCGCACTCATGCTCCTGTTCGACCTGCACCGGCCCGCCATGCCGGTCGAGGGCAACCTGGACCGGCTGGCGCGGCGGCTGGAGTGGGTGCCGGACGCCTGGACGGGCGCGCGGGTGGAACGCTGGTACGACGCGGTCGTGCCCCGCACCACCCCGGACCGCCTGCGCCTGCACGTCGCGGGGGTCCGGCACGGGCGCGAGGTGTGCCTCAGCCGCCACCCGCGCTGCGACGCCTGCGTGCTGGCCGACCTGTGCCCCTCGGCCGCGCTGCTCGGACCGGGCTGA
- a CDS encoding GNAT family N-acetyltransferase: protein MTDPLTPRVTLKPMLDFTPHEWRVLHGFFRDRELADWNDAKPIRLPGFLFRRIMQDEERTGERHGFGVLDERGTLIGSAELYDLRPSPPLTPTTATLGVMIGVPSLWGQGYGREAVQALLQWAFTRRDPTLNRIRLTTFGHNRRAQRAFLACGFREVHRTEREGRTDVHMELTRPDWLAAHAPGGSE, encoded by the coding sequence ATGACCGATCCCCTCACGCCCCGGGTGACCCTCAAGCCCATGCTGGACTTCACGCCGCACGAGTGGCGCGTCCTGCACGGCTTCTTCCGCGACCGGGAACTGGCCGACTGGAACGACGCCAAACCCATCCGCCTGCCCGGCTTCCTGTTCCGCCGCATCATGCAGGACGAGGAACGCACCGGCGAACGCCACGGATTCGGCGTGCTGGACGAGCGCGGCACCCTGATCGGCAGCGCCGAACTGTACGACCTGCGGCCCTCCCCGCCCCTCACCCCCACGACCGCCACGCTGGGCGTCATGATCGGCGTGCCCAGCCTGTGGGGGCAGGGCTACGGGCGCGAGGCCGTGCAGGCCCTTTTGCAGTGGGCGTTCACGCGCCGCGACCCCACCCTGAACCGCATCCGCCTGACCACCTTCGGGCACAACCGCCGCGCCCAGCGGGCCTTCCTGGCCTGCGGCTTCCGCGAGGTGCACCGCACCGAACGCGAGGGCCGCACCGACGTGCACATGGAACTCACCCGCCCCGACTGGCTGGCCGCGCACGCGCCCGGCGGGTCAGAATAG
- a CDS encoding alkaline phosphatase family protein produces MHLPPHAIRPDYAGGSVLNLAATLGAHFGVPTHHAPYRHPLPLDGARHVVLIVVDALGAGQLRDAITRGDAPTLASLTPTPGPVTSVFPSTTMAALTTLHTARAPAEHGYLGLTVWLDEAQAVVNLIRLYDVYTHAPLADAGFLAAVPSLYRQVRDRGVAAHVVMPAAYQHSVLTRWACDGAEYHPYAQPEETPELTAATIQPGQASYTLVYFPEYDLICHGSGPDSPEAHAELRRTDRIVADLLAALPRTGDTLVVLTADHGQSPQPPDGYVDAITKKVMKTALRGPVAGEERAAYLRPQPGHHAEIAALLAPHATLLTADDAWTGGLFGPPAHAGARFRPRVGDLIAVPHPGHAIRRPTSPAPMLGLHGGWTAEETLVPVLSGRV; encoded by the coding sequence ATGCACCTGCCCCCGCACGCGATCCGGCCCGACTACGCGGGCGGCAGTGTCCTGAACCTCGCCGCGACCCTGGGCGCGCACTTTGGGGTGCCCACCCACCACGCCCCGTACCGCCATCCGCTGCCGCTGGACGGCGCGCGGCACGTTGTCCTGATCGTCGTGGACGCCCTGGGCGCCGGTCAGCTGCGGGACGCCATCACGCGCGGGGACGCGCCCACCCTGGCATCCCTGACGCCCACCCCTGGCCCGGTCACCAGCGTGTTCCCCAGCACCACCATGGCCGCCCTGACCACCCTGCATACTGCCCGCGCGCCCGCCGAGCACGGCTACCTGGGCCTGACCGTGTGGCTGGACGAGGCGCAGGCGGTCGTGAACCTCATCCGCCTGTACGACGTGTACACCCACGCCCCCCTGGCGGACGCGGGCTTCCTGGCCGCCGTGCCGTCCCTGTACCGCCAGGTGCGGGACCGGGGTGTGGCCGCGCACGTCGTCATGCCCGCCGCGTACCAGCACAGCGTCCTGACCCGCTGGGCCTGCGACGGCGCCGAATACCACCCCTACGCTCAGCCCGAGGAAACGCCAGAGCTGACCGCCGCGACCATCCAGCCAGGGCAGGCGTCGTACACGCTGGTGTACTTCCCCGAGTACGACCTGATCTGCCACGGCTCCGGCCCCGACAGCCCCGAGGCGCACGCCGAACTGCGCCGCACCGACCGCATCGTCGCGGACCTCCTCGCCGCGCTACCCAGGACCGGGGACACGCTGGTCGTCCTCACCGCCGACCACGGCCAGAGCCCCCAGCCCCCGGACGGCTACGTGGATGCGATCACCAAGAAGGTCATGAAAACGGCCCTGCGCGGCCCCGTCGCCGGGGAGGAACGCGCCGCGTACCTGCGCCCCCAGCCCGGGCACCACGCCGAGATCGCGGCGCTGCTCGCCCCGCACGCCACCCTCCTGACCGCCGACGACGCCTGGACCGGCGGCCTGTTCGGCCCACCCGCCCACGCCGGGGCCCGCTTCCGCCCGCGCGTGGGCGACCTGATCGCCGTCCCGCACCCCGGGCACGCCATCCGCCGCCCCACCAGCCCCGCCCCCATGCTCGGCCTGCACGGCGGCTGGACCGCCGAGGAGACGCTCGTGCCCGTGCTGAGCGGGCGGGTCTAA
- the mnmA gene encoding tRNA 2-thiouridine(34) synthase MnmA: protein MSAPSPASATVPAPAAAAGERVLCAMSGGVDSSVTAALLKDQGYQVVGAMMRFWPDDKRTDTFDSCCSPDAAYEARRVAEQVGVPFYLLDYREQFQRHIVGPFIDEYSKGRTPNPCVNCNTKVKFDELVKKAKMLGCRYVATGHYVKRVENAQGEVEFHRGDDPRKDQTYFLWGTPRDALPYILFPVGELEKPHVREIAAERGLLTAQKPESQNICFVPGKVQDFVAEHIPQAQGFIREISTGEVVGEHLGTQFYTLGQKKGLGLYQSHRVRHVVHLAPDTNTVWVGDYDDCLWTGLKAQSANYLIDLTDLPGELEVQVRYRTAPVKARVVRADESGFELAFADPQFAVAPGQSAVLYAGPRLLGGGLIEDHVPTLPEPKAPPKKRPAVLLS from the coding sequence ATGAGTGCCCCCTCCCCTGCCTCCGCGACCGTCCCCGCCCCTGCCGCCGCTGCGGGGGAACGGGTGCTGTGCGCCATGTCCGGCGGCGTGGACAGCAGCGTCACGGCGGCGCTGCTGAAGGACCAGGGGTATCAGGTGGTCGGCGCGATGATGCGCTTCTGGCCCGACGACAAGCGCACCGACACCTTCGACTCGTGCTGCTCGCCCGACGCGGCGTACGAGGCGCGCCGCGTGGCCGAGCAGGTGGGCGTGCCCTTCTACCTGCTGGACTACCGCGAGCAGTTCCAGCGGCACATCGTGGGGCCGTTCATCGACGAGTACAGCAAGGGCCGCACGCCCAACCCCTGCGTGAACTGCAACACCAAGGTGAAGTTCGACGAACTGGTGAAGAAGGCCAAGATGCTGGGCTGCCGCTACGTCGCCACCGGGCACTACGTGAAGCGCGTGGAAAACGCGCAGGGTGAGGTGGAGTTCCACCGGGGCGACGATCCGCGCAAGGACCAGACGTACTTCCTGTGGGGCACGCCGCGTGACGCGCTGCCGTACATCCTCTTCCCCGTTGGGGAACTGGAAAAGCCCCACGTGCGCGAGATCGCGGCGGAACGCGGCCTGCTGACCGCGCAGAAACCCGAGAGTCAGAACATCTGCTTCGTGCCCGGCAAGGTGCAGGACTTCGTCGCCGAGCACATCCCCCAGGCGCAGGGCTTCATCCGCGAGATCAGCACGGGAGAGGTCGTCGGGGAGCACCTGGGCACGCAGTTCTACACGCTGGGCCAGAAGAAGGGTCTGGGCCTGTACCAGTCGCACCGCGTGCGGCACGTCGTGCACCTGGCACCCGACACGAACACCGTCTGGGTGGGCGACTACGACGACTGCCTGTGGACCGGCCTGAAGGCGCAGAGTGCCAACTACCTGATCGACCTGACCGACCTGCCGGGGGAACTGGAGGTGCAGGTCCGCTACCGCACCGCGCCCGTGAAAGCCCGCGTGGTCCGCGCCGACGAGAGCGGCTTCGAACTGGCCTTCGCGGACCCGCAGTTCGCGGTCGCGCCCGGCCAGAGCGCCGTGCTGTACGCCGGGCCGCGCCTGCTGGGCGGCGGCCTGATTGAGGACCACGTCCCCACGCTGCCCGAACCGAAAGCCCCGCCGAAGAAACGCCCGGCGGTCCTGCTGTCCTGA
- a CDS encoding methyltransferase family protein, protein MGTEARDANRDRGLVAAQFALLAVILAGGQRGRGRPRLVQVMGSVLSAGGLGLLVWSGRTLGRNLTPLPTPVAGGSLVQRGPYRHVRHPIYTALLLLAGGWTVARGGRTRAAGTLLLAGLLRHKARIEDAALAARHPDHAAYRARTGAFLPRHGRR, encoded by the coding sequence ATGGGTACTGAGGCAAGGGACGCAAACCGCGACCGGGGTCTGGTCGCCGCGCAGTTCGCGCTGCTGGCCGTCATCCTGGCCGGTGGCCAGCGGGGGAGAGGTCGGCCGCGACTCGTTCAGGTGATGGGCTCGGTGCTGAGTGCAGGTGGGCTGGGCCTGCTCGTCTGGAGCGGGCGCACCCTGGGGCGGAACCTCACGCCTCTGCCCACCCCGGTCGCGGGCGGCAGCCTCGTGCAGCGCGGCCCGTACCGGCACGTGCGGCACCCGATCTACACGGCGCTGCTCCTGCTGGCGGGCGGCTGGACGGTCGCGCGGGGTGGGCGGACGCGCGCTGCGGGGACCCTCCTGCTCGCGGGACTGCTGCGGCACAAGGCCAGGATCGAGGACGCCGCGCTGGCCGCACGTCACCCCGACCACGCGGCGTACCGGGCGCGCACCGGGGCGTTCCTGCCGCGCCACGGGCGGCGCTGA
- a CDS encoding sterol desaturase family protein — translation MFDLIRTAIPVFLLSLLIEWAAYRYLSHDHDGPHEHSGYGTRDTITSLSMGVGNVLINFFWKGAVVTLYAALYSVTPLRLPEHAWWAWALLFLADDYAYYWYHRVSHEVRLFWASHVVHHSSQHYNLSTALRQTWVPMTALPFWLLLPLLGFAPWMVLLAQAWNLLYQFFVHTERVRRLPAPIEYVLNTPSHHRAHHGSNDVYLDRNYGGILIVWDRLHRTFQPETEPVRYGLVHNIHTHRPVQVAFHEFAALWRDVRAARSWRDRLHYLTRPPGWHPER, via the coding sequence ATGTTTGACCTGATCCGCACGGCGATCCCCGTCTTCCTGCTGTCCCTGCTGATCGAGTGGGCCGCTTACCGGTACCTCAGCCACGACCACGACGGGCCGCACGAACACTCCGGGTACGGGACGCGCGACACGATCACCAGCCTGAGCATGGGCGTCGGAAACGTCCTGATCAACTTCTTCTGGAAGGGCGCCGTCGTGACCCTCTACGCCGCGCTGTACAGCGTCACCCCGCTGCGCCTGCCCGAGCATGCGTGGTGGGCGTGGGCCCTGCTGTTCCTCGCGGACGACTACGCCTACTACTGGTACCACCGCGTCAGCCACGAGGTCCGGCTGTTCTGGGCCAGTCACGTCGTGCATCACTCCAGCCAGCACTACAACCTGTCCACCGCGCTGCGGCAGACCTGGGTACCCATGACCGCCCTGCCGTTCTGGCTGCTCCTGCCCCTGCTGGGCTTCGCGCCGTGGATGGTGCTGCTCGCGCAGGCGTGGAACCTCCTGTACCAGTTCTTCGTCCACACCGAACGCGTGCGCCGCCTGCCCGCCCCCATCGAGTACGTGCTGAACACGCCCAGCCACCACCGCGCGCACCACGGCAGCAACGACGTGTACCTCGACCGCAACTACGGCGGCATCCTGATCGTCTGGGACCGCCTGCACCGCACCTTCCAGCCCGAGACGGAACCCGTCCGCTACGGCCTCGTGCACAACATCCACACGCACCGGCCCGTGCAGGTCGCCTTCCACGAATTCGCGGCCCTGTGGCGTGACGTCCGCGCCGCCCGCAGCTGGCGCGACCGCCTGCACTACCTGACCCGCCCGCCCGGCTGGCACCCCGAACGGTAA
- a CDS encoding DUF5063 domain-containing protein codes for MRRVHAALIDRGNLTPGALADLLSDLRREVQELPFGAPNADALPRETYRDLRARIARAWPEPGFYDPATGRALGHCDLPAEIGDALDDLTDLALDLGTALALTDTDAADVLAWLRLSHDIHWGDHVQDVTRHLRWLG; via the coding sequence GTGCGCCGAGTCCACGCGGCCCTGATTGACCGAGGGAACCTTACGCCCGGCGCGCTGGCCGACCTGCTGAGTGACCTGCGGCGAGAGGTGCAGGAACTGCCCTTCGGCGCCCCAAACGCTGATGCCCTGCCGCGCGAGACGTACCGCGACCTGCGTGCCCGCATCGCCCGAGCGTGGCCGGAACCCGGCTTCTACGACCCGGCCACCGGACGCGCCCTGGGCCACTGCGACCTTCCCGCCGAGATCGGCGACGCCCTGGACGACCTGACGGACCTCGCCCTTGACCTGGGGACCGCTCTCGCGCTGACTGATACGGACGCGGCCGATGTGCTGGCGTGGCTGCGCCTCTCCCACGACATCCACTGGGGCGATCACGTGCAGGACGTCACGCGGCACCTGCGCTGGCTGGGTTAG
- a CDS encoding TetR/AcrR family transcriptional regulator, translated as MTVPPVSSPAVPDTTRARIQQEAARLFVKSGYHGVSMREVAEAVGVTKPALYHHYADKEALFLAMLEGTLAGLSRLVQAANSQVGIRLQLDTLVYELLASAPEQRVGLQLASELRHVSPERRAAFEQEYRRVWVGGLSRLFEDAAARGELRGDLPPAMLARAFLAITYPLVTGAPTSDPQGTARALLAVFLDGATPRQGAA; from the coding sequence ATGACGGTTCCTCCTGTGTCTTCCCCCGCTGTGCCCGATACGACCCGCGCCCGCATTCAGCAGGAGGCGGCGCGGCTGTTCGTGAAGAGCGGCTACCACGGGGTCAGCATGCGCGAGGTCGCGGAGGCCGTCGGCGTCACCAAGCCCGCCCTGTACCACCACTACGCCGACAAGGAGGCGCTGTTCCTCGCCATGCTGGAGGGCACCCTGGCGGGCCTGAGCCGCCTCGTGCAGGCCGCGAACTCGCAGGTGGGCATCCGCCTGCAACTGGACACCCTGGTGTACGAACTGCTGGCGAGCGCCCCCGAGCAGCGCGTCGGGCTGCAACTGGCGAGCGAACTGCGGCACGTGAGCCCCGAGCGGCGCGCCGCGTTCGAGCAGGAGTACCGCCGGGTCTGGGTCGGCGGACTCTCGCGCCTGTTCGAGGACGCGGCGGCGCGCGGCGAACTGCGCGGCGACCTGCCCCCGGCGATGCTGGCCCGCGCGTTCCTGGCGATCACGTACCCGCTGGTGACCGGCGCGCCCACCAGCGATCCGCAGGGCACCGCCCGGGCGCTGCTGGCGGTGTTCCTGGACGGCGCTACCCCCCGCCAGGGCGCAGCATGA
- a CDS encoding phospholipase A2 — protein sequence MRRLAAAFTLALPLALAACSQQAAPTASPSPYADRPELQDSGSQAILARYGSDPGLTAALQEAYGERPSTLAYPSVPALNTQDYASDRLAYVKRTGWGTVGNYNAQYSAYAGTSLPYTGLDWTRDGCSAPDGLGLGYREDFRPACNVHDFAYRNLKVYQRTDANRLTSDDVFYTNMKAICAAKSWYARPACYSAAYAYYQGVRIGGSDSF from the coding sequence ATGCGCCGACTTGCCGCCGCTTTCACCCTTGCGCTGCCCCTGGCCCTGGCCGCCTGCTCCCAGCAGGCCGCCCCCACTGCCAGCCCCTCACCGTACGCCGACCGACCCGAGCTGCAGGACTCGGGCAGTCAGGCCATCCTGGCCCGCTACGGCAGCGACCCCGGGCTGACCGCCGCCCTTCAGGAAGCGTACGGCGAGCGGCCCAGCACCCTCGCCTACCCCAGCGTGCCCGCACTGAACACGCAGGACTACGCCAGTGACCGCCTCGCGTACGTCAAGCGCACCGGGTGGGGCACCGTGGGCAACTACAACGCGCAGTACAGCGCGTACGCCGGGACCAGCCTCCCGTACACCGGCCTGGACTGGACCCGCGACGGGTGCAGCGCCCCCGACGGCCTGGGCCTGGGCTACCGCGAGGACTTCCGCCCGGCGTGCAACGTGCACGACTTCGCGTACCGCAACCTCAAGGTGTACCAGCGCACCGACGCCAACCGCCTGACGAGCGACGACGTGTTCTACACGAACATGAAAGCCATCTGCGCCGCCAAGAGCTGGTACGCCCGCCCCGCCTGCTACAGCGCCGCGTACGCCTACTACCAGGGCGTGCGCATCGGCGGCAGCGACAGCTTCTAA
- the lysA gene encoding diaminopimelate decarboxylase, whose protein sequence is MSLPADVLQTAAHTYGTPLYVYDAAELDAALARVRAAFGDARVYYAMKANPNLTLLRRLHAQGVGFECVSAGELARASRVGAAGDRILVNGPAKTPGEYATGAHLGATFILDREEEVRLLPPASRALVRVNPALNVSTHDHLATGAAGSKFGVTLDQAPRVLDALRAAGHTALGLHVHIGSAIRDAHDFTAAFHRLGELRAHTGPLDVLDAGGGWGLGADLHGIAREARAAAATFGAQLWVEPGRYLVAQAGTLLTRVVGTKRTGRNFVLVDAGMTELLRPMLYGAQHPVTPLWDLGGPDTQDATWDLAGPACESGDLLARDLALPDPQPGNLLAIHEAGAYGAAMSSNYLTRARPAEVLHDAGTWTVIRQRETPQDIWRAEEGVE, encoded by the coding sequence ATGAGCCTTCCCGCCGACGTCCTCCAGACCGCCGCGCACACGTACGGCACGCCCCTGTACGTCTACGACGCCGCCGAACTCGACGCTGCCCTGGCGCGCGTCCGCGCCGCGTTCGGGGACGCCCGCGTGTACTACGCCATGAAAGCCAACCCCAACCTGACCCTGCTGCGCCGCCTGCACGCCCAGGGCGTCGGTTTCGAATGCGTCAGCGCCGGGGAACTCGCCCGCGCCTCCCGAGTGGGCGCGGCAGGTGACCGCATCCTCGTGAACGGCCCCGCCAAGACCCCCGGCGAGTACGCCACCGGCGCGCACCTCGGCGCGACTTTCATCCTCGACCGGGAAGAGGAGGTCCGCCTGCTCCCGCCTGCCTCCCGCGCACTCGTGCGCGTGAACCCCGCCCTGAACGTCAGCACCCACGACCACCTCGCCACCGGCGCCGCCGGCAGCAAGTTCGGCGTCACGCTGGACCAGGCCCCGCGCGTGCTGGACGCCCTGCGCGCCGCCGGGCACACGGCCCTGGGCCTGCACGTGCACATCGGCAGCGCCATCCGCGACGCGCACGACTTCACCGCCGCCTTCCACCGCCTCGGCGAGTTGCGCGCCCACACCGGCCCGCTGGACGTCCTCGACGCCGGGGGCGGCTGGGGTCTGGGCGCCGACCTGCACGGCATCGCCCGCGAGGCCCGCGCCGCCGCTGCCACCTTCGGCGCGCAACTCTGGGTCGAACCCGGCCGGTACCTCGTCGCGCAGGCCGGCACCCTCCTGACCCGCGTGGTGGGCACCAAACGCACCGGGCGGAACTTCGTGCTGGTGGACGCCGGCATGACCGAACTCCTGCGCCCCATGCTGTACGGCGCGCAGCACCCCGTCACGCCCCTCTGGGACCTGGGCGGCCCAGACACACAGGACGCCACCTGGGACCTCGCCGGCCCCGCCTGCGAGAGCGGCGACCTCCTCGCGCGCGACCTCGCCCTGCCCGACCCGCAGCCCGGCAACCTCCTCGCCATCCACGAGGCCGGCGCGTACGGCGCCGCCATGAGCAGCAACTACCTCACCCGCGCCCGCCCCGCCGAGGTCCTGCACGACGCGGGTACCTGGACGGTCATCCGCCAGCGCGAAACCCCGCAGGACATCTGGCGCGCGGAAGAGGGCGTGGAGTAG
- a CDS encoding GntR family transcriptional regulator — MPDPAPIPLRPALHAEDTLLARLLDGTYPPGSTLPAERELAVSLGVTRPTLREALQRLGRDGLLDIRQGKPTRVLHPHEGGLRVLAHLSRHGELGGMVPDLLDLRAALLPHWVAQTAAREPQPLRDHLATPPAESDDADLPRIFTTFDWTFQTLAAHGSGNALAPLLLGAFAEVYARAGAIYFGDPHRRERSREHYRALHAALPLGGIAAGQVARSTSLDSLHLWEARHV, encoded by the coding sequence ATGCCTGACCCTGCCCCCATCCCGCTGCGGCCCGCGCTGCACGCCGAGGACACCCTGCTCGCCCGCCTGCTGGACGGCACGTACCCGCCCGGGAGCACCCTGCCCGCCGAACGGGAACTGGCCGTCAGCCTGGGCGTCACGCGCCCCACCCTGCGCGAGGCGCTGCAACGCCTGGGCCGCGACGGCCTGCTGGACATCCGGCAGGGTAAACCCACCCGCGTCCTGCACCCGCACGAGGGCGGGCTGCGCGTCCTGGCGCACCTGTCCCGGCATGGTGAGCTGGGCGGCATGGTGCCGGACCTGCTGGACCTGCGCGCCGCGCTGCTGCCCCACTGGGTCGCGCAGACCGCCGCGCGCGAGCCGCAGCCGCTCCGGGATCACCTCGCCACGCCGCCGGCCGAATCGGACGACGCCGACCTGCCGCGGATCTTCACCACGTTCGACTGGACCTTCCAGACGCTCGCCGCGCACGGCAGCGGGAACGCGCTGGCCCCGCTGCTGCTGGGCGCGTTCGCCGAGGTGTACGCCCGCGCCGGGGCGATCTACTTCGGTGACCCGCACCGCCGCGAGCGCTCCCGCGAGCACTACCGCGCGCTGCACGCCGCGCTCCCCCTGGGCGGGATCGCCGCCGGGCAGGTGGCGCGCAGCACCAGCCTCGACAGCCTGCACCTGTGGGAGGCGCGCCATGTTTGA